Within the Porphyromonadaceae bacterium W3.11 genome, the region GATAAGTCTATCACCTCCAGCTTCTGGAGCCAATAGAACACACTAAGCAAATATACAAATTTTTTCAGACTCTGAGTTCTCATGCCTTTGTAAAATCAGAGCTAACGTGCCCAAAAGATTATCCGACCCGCTGTGAGCCAAATTTTGCTAATTACATGGGGCTAGAAACCATTCCATCAATGCCATTAAACATCCTAGCGACAAGAGAACCAACTATTTATGAAGGCCCTAACGTGTTCTCTATCGCACAATTAACGCGAACATCTCGACCTATCTTCTACACACAAGATCTGTTAAATAGAAAATCGTATATTTGTATTGATTACCGTAATATAGAAAGTCAAAGTTTTAAAATAAATATGGTTAATACACCTAGCGAAGTCGTTACGATAACAGAGACCATGTCTCTTAAAAAATATAACACCCCATTTATTAAATTAGCACTCTTAGGTATATTAGGTGGCATATACATTGCGATGGGAGGTTACTTATCCCTCCTGATGGGCTATGGTATTCCAGGTCTAGCAGAAAGCTCACCTGCCTTGGGCAAGTTTTTAGCAGGAGCCTTTTTCCCGCTTGGACTGATACTAATTATTTTAGTGGGTGGAGAACTATTCACAGGAAATACCTCCTACTTAGTTACGGGGGCAAGAAAAGGCGTCATCCCATGGAGCTACCTCCCCTATAATTGGGTAGTTGTCTATTTCACGAACCTCATCGGAGCCCTCTTCTTTTGTTACTTTCTACTTCATCTAACAGGCATGACCGCGAGTGAGCCTTGGCGAAGCTCCATTATCCATATCGCTGAGTATAAGGCCTCTATGCCATGGCATGTAGTGTTTCTGAAAGGGATCGGAGCCAACTGGATGGTTTGCCTCGCTGTATGGCTTGGGTTAAGCTCCAATGAGATGTTTGGAAGGTTAGTAGGGATATGGCTGCCTGTAATGGCTTTCGTTACGATGGGATATGAACACAGCATCGCTAATATGTTTTACATCCCTATGGGTATGATGACAGGGGCAGATGTAGGTATATGGGAGTCCATATCCAAAAACTTCATCCCATCAACCCTAGGAAACATTGTGGGAGGAGCCCTCTTTGTGGGGATGACCTACAGCTTCCTTTATGGAGAGAAAGAAAATAAAAACACATGATTAATAATT harbors:
- a CDS encoding formate/nitrite transporter family protein — protein: MVNTPSEVVTITETMSLKKYNTPFIKLALLGILGGIYIAMGGYLSLLMGYGIPGLAESSPALGKFLAGAFFPLGLILIILVGGELFTGNTSYLVTGARKGVIPWSYLPYNWVVVYFTNLIGALFFCYFLLHLTGMTASEPWRSSIIHIAEYKASMPWHVVFLKGIGANWMVCLAVWLGLSSNEMFGRLVGIWLPVMAFVTMGYEHSIANMFYIPMGMMTGADVGIWESISKNFIPSTLGNIVGGALFVGMTYSFLYGEKENKNT